From Psychrobium sp. MM17-31, the proteins below share one genomic window:
- a CDS encoding ribonuclease Z, protein MKICFLGTSSGAPTRDRNVSAVAIIESQGSDWYLIDCGEGTQHQLLRTSLSVNSLKAIFITHIHGDHCYGLPGLLASAGMNGRTAPLTIVAPRGIREWLEATQRHTELFFPYEIKYEQVEDFTPKLIGKTRIDMAQLSHRVPSFAYSFTETENTKRLDGAKLSALGVPKGPLWGQLQAGNDIEFQGNTIKSCDYLIVDNAPRKIVVCGDNDNPELLQELCKSSQVLVHESTYTQEMATKAGDVGHSYARQVAEFAESANIDNLVLTHFSARYQQDLTKSPNISDIENEAKTAYSRSLFLAQDFQVLTLDKRGVLHIEQD, encoded by the coding sequence ATGAAAATTTGTTTTTTAGGCACCTCGTCGGGGGCGCCAACTAGAGATCGCAATGTATCAGCGGTTGCCATTATTGAAAGTCAGGGTAGTGATTGGTATTTGATTGATTGCGGCGAGGGAACTCAGCATCAGCTACTGCGCACATCATTATCGGTGAATTCATTAAAGGCTATTTTTATTACGCATATTCACGGTGACCATTGTTATGGTCTGCCGGGACTGCTAGCAAGTGCTGGAATGAACGGGCGAACTGCGCCGCTCACAATAGTTGCGCCACGCGGTATAAGAGAGTGGCTTGAAGCGACACAACGCCACACAGAACTGTTTTTTCCTTATGAAATTAAGTATGAACAAGTTGAGGATTTTACGCCTAAATTGATTGGTAAGACGCGAATTGATATGGCGCAATTGTCTCATCGCGTCCCTTCGTTTGCCTACAGTTTTACCGAAACGGAAAACACTAAACGACTTGATGGCGCTAAGCTTAGTGCACTTGGTGTTCCCAAAGGGCCGCTGTGGGGGCAACTACAAGCTGGTAATGACATTGAATTTCAAGGTAACACCATTAAGAGTTGCGATTATCTGATTGTGGATAATGCACCGCGTAAAATCGTGGTGTGTGGTGACAATGATAATCCTGAGTTATTGCAGGAGTTGTGTAAGTCGTCTCAGGTGCTTGTACATGAATCTACTTATACCCAAGAGATGGCAACTAAGGCAGGCGATGTTGGTCATAGTTATGCACGACAAGTTGCAGAATTTGCTGAGAGTGCCAACATCGATAACTTGGTACTGACGCATTTTAGTGCGCGCTATCAGCAAGATCTCACTAAGTCGCCAAATATTAGTGACATTGAAAATGAAGCAAAAACAGCTTATTCACGGTCATTGTTTTTAGCGCAGGATTTTCAAGTATTGACACTCGATAAACGGGGTGTTTTACATATTGAACAAGATTGA
- a CDS encoding NIPSNAP family protein, producing MITCYLRYVIDPYKLDEFEHYAKLWIPLVNKFGGQHHGYFLPSEGANNIALALFTFESMAAYEDYRKRSMQDDECIAAFAYAEKTRCIVSYERSFFNPLF from the coding sequence ATGATTACTTGTTATTTAAGGTATGTTATCGACCCTTATAAGCTCGATGAATTTGAACATTACGCCAAGCTGTGGATCCCGTTGGTGAATAAATTTGGCGGCCAACATCACGGTTACTTTTTACCGTCAGAAGGCGCTAATAACATTGCATTGGCACTGTTTACGTTCGAAAGCATGGCGGCTTATGAAGACTATCGTAAGCGCTCGATGCAAGATGATGAATGTATTGCCGCATTTGCGTATGCCGAGAAAACACGCTGCATCGTTAGTTATGAGCGCAGTTTCTTTAATCCATTGTTCTAA
- a CDS encoding antibiotic biosynthesis monooxygenase, whose amino-acid sequence MYAVIFRAKAGQQDSQYGTMVAKMRELAFEKYGCIDFVAVTEGDQEIAISYWPTEEAIREWKSDSEHTIAQQLGRDKWYESYLVQVVEVKRAYKFNC is encoded by the coding sequence ATGTACGCTGTAATTTTTAGAGCAAAAGCGGGACAGCAGGATAGTCAATACGGGACTATGGTGGCGAAAATGCGTGAGTTGGCGTTTGAGAAATACGGTTGCATTGATTTTGTCGCGGTGACCGAGGGCGATCAAGAAATTGCTATTTCCTATTGGCCAACCGAAGAAGCTATTCGAGAGTGGAAAAGCGACAGTGAACACACCATAGCCCAGCAACTTGGCCGCGATAAATGGTATGAGTCGTATTTAGTGCAAGTGGTCGAAGTAAAAAGAGCTTATAAGTTTAATTGTTAG
- a CDS encoding ATP-binding protein: protein MTATLYFLCGKMGAGKSTLAKELASEHEAILISEDDWLAAHYPEQIHSFDDYIRYSAQIKPFIKQHVQQLLAKGVSVVMDFPANMKRQRLWFLTLAQEVGCQHQLIYLEVSDEVCLRQIAKRRIEQPARAKFDTPQVFHQVTQYFEPPLADEALNILRK, encoded by the coding sequence TTGACTGCAACGTTATATTTTCTTTGTGGAAAGATGGGCGCGGGAAAATCGACGCTAGCTAAAGAACTAGCAAGTGAGCACGAGGCTATTCTGATCAGTGAAGATGATTGGCTTGCCGCGCATTATCCTGAGCAGATACACTCGTTTGATGATTACATCCGTTATTCGGCGCAAATAAAACCTTTTATCAAACAGCATGTGCAGCAATTGTTAGCTAAAGGCGTAAGCGTGGTGATGGATTTTCCAGCCAATATGAAACGTCAACGTCTTTGGTTCTTAACACTGGCGCAGGAAGTTGGCTGTCAGCACCAACTGATTTATCTCGAGGTCAGCGATGAGGTGTGTTTAAGGCAAATTGCTAAACGCCGCATTGAACAGCCAGCGCGGGCTAAATTCGACACGCCACAAGTATTTCATCAAGTCACCCAATACTTTGAGCCGCCATTGGCTGACGAAGCACTTAATATACTGAGAAAATGA
- a CDS encoding DM13 domain-containing protein, with amino-acid sequence MSKRLLAFLVVSHLAIGFFGFALGIYTLPILSAPPAPTAQQVTNAVSDVQYSAQFTRDLADSDTLHWGEGEVTIGNNAITLMGELAPGPSYKLYLAKEFVETEAKFKQLKSQMALVGDVKTFDNFVVNLPSDVDPSQYNTVIVWCESFNEFITAAKYR; translated from the coding sequence ATGAGTAAGAGATTATTAGCATTTTTGGTTGTGAGCCACTTGGCCATTGGCTTTTTCGGATTCGCACTAGGGATTTATACCCTGCCTATTTTAAGTGCGCCGCCTGCGCCAACAGCACAGCAAGTCACCAATGCCGTCAGCGATGTACAATATTCAGCGCAATTTACGCGTGATCTTGCCGATAGTGACACGCTGCATTGGGGAGAAGGCGAGGTTACTATTGGTAACAACGCCATTACGCTAATGGGGGAGCTGGCTCCGGGACCATCTTATAAGCTGTATTTAGCTAAAGAGTTTGTTGAGACCGAAGCGAAATTTAAACAACTAAAATCGCAAATGGCGTTAGTGGGGGATGTAAAAACCTTCGATAATTTTGTGGTTAACCTGCCAAGTGATGTCGATCCGTCGCAATACAATACAGTGATTGTGTGGTGCGAGAGTTTTAATGAATT